In Chanodichthys erythropterus isolate Z2021 chromosome 9, ASM2448905v1, whole genome shotgun sequence, a genomic segment contains:
- the LOC137026746 gene encoding neurophysin 1-like isoform X4, translated as MNECMACGPGNKGRCFGPSICCGAGLGCLVGSPETLTCMEENLLPGPCETGGTSCGAEGGVCAAPGVCCDSGEFTVALIAASVNSASDMTLVLCKESLSHVTVLISRSEQRAAALTRPVRLKTGTVTS; from the exons ATGAATGAG tgtatGGCGTGTGGTCCGGGGAATAAGGGCCGTTGTTTCGGCCCCAGTATCTGCTGCGGAGCCGGTCTCGGTTGTCTGGTTGGATCTCCAGAGACGCTGACCTGCATGGAGGAGAATCTCCTGCCCGGCCCCTGTGAGACGGGCGGGACGTCCTGCGGAGCCGAAGGGGGCGTCTGCGCCGCTCCGGGCGTCTGCTGCGACTCGGGTGAGTTCACTGTGGCGCTGATAGCGGCGTCGGTTAATAGCGCCTCAGATATGACGCTGGTGTTGTGTAAGGAGAGTCTTTCACACGTGACGGTGTTGATTTCACGCTCTGAACAGAGAGCTGCAGCGCTGACCCGTCCTGTTCGGCTGAAGACGGGAACAGTGACGTCCTGA
- the LOC137026746 gene encoding isotocin-neurophysin IT 2-like isoform X2 codes for MSGSSVCVPLLCLLYVCSACYISNCPIGGKRSLSDAPSRKCMACGPGNKGRCFGPSICCGAGLGCLVGSPETLTCMEENLLPGPCETGGTSCGAEGGVCAAPGVCCDSGEFTVALIAASVNSASDMTLVLCKESLSHVTVLISRSEQRAAALTRPVRLKTGTVTS; via the exons atgTCTGgaagcagtgtgtgtgttcctCTGCTCTGTCTGCTGTACGTCTGCTCCGCCTGCTACATCTCCAACTGCCCTATAGGGGGCAAACGATCGCTCTCAGACGCTCCGTCCCGCAAG tgtatGGCGTGTGGTCCGGGGAATAAGGGCCGTTGTTTCGGCCCCAGTATCTGCTGCGGAGCCGGTCTCGGTTGTCTGGTTGGATCTCCAGAGACGCTGACCTGCATGGAGGAGAATCTCCTGCCCGGCCCCTGTGAGACGGGCGGGACGTCCTGCGGAGCCGAAGGGGGCGTCTGCGCCGCTCCGGGCGTCTGCTGCGACTCGGGTGAGTTCACTGTGGCGCTGATAGCGGCGTCGGTTAATAGCGCCTCAGATATGACGCTGGTGTTGTGTAAGGAGAGTCTTTCACACGTGACGGTGTTGATTTCACGCTCTGAACAGAGAGCTGCAGCGCTGACCCGTCCTGTTCGGCTGAAGACGGGAACAGTGACGTCCTGA
- the LOC137026746 gene encoding isotocin-neurophysin IT 2-like isoform X3 — protein MNEMSGSSVCVPLLCLLYVCSACYISNCPIGGKRSLSDAPSRKCMACGPGNKGRCFGPSICCGAGLGCLVGSPETLTCMEENLLPGPCETGGTSCGAEGGVCAAPGVCCDSESCSADPSCSAEDGNSDVLMRILQLHAHSTAHQ, from the exons ATGAATGAG atgTCTGgaagcagtgtgtgtgttcctCTGCTCTGTCTGCTGTACGTCTGCTCCGCCTGCTACATCTCCAACTGCCCTATAGGGGGCAAACGATCGCTCTCAGACGCTCCGTCCCGCAAG tgtatGGCGTGTGGTCCGGGGAATAAGGGCCGTTGTTTCGGCCCCAGTATCTGCTGCGGAGCCGGTCTCGGTTGTCTGGTTGGATCTCCAGAGACGCTGACCTGCATGGAGGAGAATCTCCTGCCCGGCCCCTGTGAGACGGGCGGGACGTCCTGCGGAGCCGAAGGGGGCGTCTGCGCCGCTCCGGGCGTCTGCTGCGACTCGG AGAGCTGCAGCGCTGACCCGTCCTGTTCGGCTGAAGACGGGAACAGTGACGTCCTGATGAGGATCCTGCAGCTGCACGCCCACAGCACAGCCCACCAATGA
- the LOC137026746 gene encoding isotocin-neurophysin IT 2-like isoform X1 codes for MNEMSGSSVCVPLLCLLYVCSACYISNCPIGGKRSLSDAPSRKCMACGPGNKGRCFGPSICCGAGLGCLVGSPETLTCMEENLLPGPCETGGTSCGAEGGVCAAPGVCCDSGEFTVALIAASVNSASDMTLVLCKESLSHVTVLISRSEQRAAALTRPVRLKTGTVTS; via the exons ATGAATGAG atgTCTGgaagcagtgtgtgtgttcctCTGCTCTGTCTGCTGTACGTCTGCTCCGCCTGCTACATCTCCAACTGCCCTATAGGGGGCAAACGATCGCTCTCAGACGCTCCGTCCCGCAAG tgtatGGCGTGTGGTCCGGGGAATAAGGGCCGTTGTTTCGGCCCCAGTATCTGCTGCGGAGCCGGTCTCGGTTGTCTGGTTGGATCTCCAGAGACGCTGACCTGCATGGAGGAGAATCTCCTGCCCGGCCCCTGTGAGACGGGCGGGACGTCCTGCGGAGCCGAAGGGGGCGTCTGCGCCGCTCCGGGCGTCTGCTGCGACTCGGGTGAGTTCACTGTGGCGCTGATAGCGGCGTCGGTTAATAGCGCCTCAGATATGACGCTGGTGTTGTGTAAGGAGAGTCTTTCACACGTGACGGTGTTGATTTCACGCTCTGAACAGAGAGCTGCAGCGCTGACCCGTCCTGTTCGGCTGAAGACGGGAACAGTGACGTCCTGA
- the fabp1b.1 gene encoding fatty acid binding protein 1-B.1 yields the protein MSFSGKYQLESQEGFVDFMKAIGLPEDLIEKGKDIKSVSEIEQNGDHFKVTVTTGAKVLTNAFTVGQEADIETLTGEKVKAVVNKEGNKLKVVLNKITSVTELVDGNTLVNTLTLGNLVYKRTSKRVA from the exons ATGTCGTTCAGTGGGAAATATCAGCTGGAGAGTCAGGAGGGATTCGTGGACTTCATGAAGGCCATCG GTCTTCCTGAGGATTTGATTGAGAAAGGCAAAGACATCAAGAGCGTCTCTGAGATCGAGCAGAACGGAGATCACTTCAAAGTGACCGTGACGACCGGAGCCAAAGTTCTGACCAACGCCTTCACCGTCGGACAGGAGGCCGACATCGAGACGCTGACCGGAGAGAAAGTCAAG GCTGTCGTGAACAAAGAGGGAAACAAGCTGAAGGTCGTCCTGAACAAAATCACGTCGGTCACGGAGCTCGTGGACGGAAACACGCTGGTCAAT ACGCTGACTCTGGGAAACCTCGTCTACAAGAGGACCAGCAAACGCGTGGCGTGA